Proteins co-encoded in one Octopus bimaculoides isolate UCB-OBI-ISO-001 chromosome 9, ASM119413v2, whole genome shotgun sequence genomic window:
- the LOC128248678 gene encoding uncharacterized protein LOC128248678: MAETKGHRASKKFCFLLGKTAAERAVMLETTYKDAAMSKTQGCEWLSHFRNGQFSLEDQRRSGRPSTSRTSEHITKIHELIFEDRHRIIGELVDMTGMTSSSSQRILLIEFFLSKTRMIKNSYDCMHVMD, encoded by the coding sequence atggctgaaacgaagggacATCGTGCTTCcaagaaattctgttttcttctcgggaaaacggcggccgaaagaGCTGTCATGCTTGAAACAACTTACaaagacgctgccatgagcaaaacacaaggtTGCGAATGGCTTTCACATTTTAGGAATGGTCAATTTTCACTTGAGGACCAACGTCGCTCAgggcgaccgtcgacctcccgaacaaGTGAacacatcacgaaaattcatgaattgatctTTGAGGACCGTCACCGAATAATTggcgaacttgttgatatgactggtatgaCCTCGAGCTCTTCCCAACGAATTTTGTTGAtcgaattttttttatcaaaaacacGGATGATCAAAAACAGTTACGACTGTATGCATGTCATGGACTGA